One window of Elaeis guineensis isolate ETL-2024a chromosome 11, EG11, whole genome shotgun sequence genomic DNA carries:
- the LOC105053668 gene encoding uncharacterized protein, with translation MASQQMFRSGQARGEGQAKADQMMDSAQGAADAARAKASQAAQSAQQSKEHAAGTLQQTGEHMMNMAQGAMDSVKNTLGMGDKKS, from the exons atggcttCACAGCAGATGTTCAGGTCCGGGCAAGCCCGTGGAGAGGGCCAG GCCAAGGCCGATCAGATGATGGATTCAGCACAAGGCGCCGCCGACGCTGCCAGGGCCAAGGCATCACAGGCTGCGCAATCCGCCCAGCAAAGCAAGGAACATGCTGCAGGCACGCTCCAACAG ACTGGGGAACACATGATGAACATGGCACAAGGTGCAATGGACAGTGTGAAGAACACCCTCGGAATGGGAGACAAGAAGTCTTGA
- the LOC140852416 gene encoding serine/threonine-protein phosphatase 7 long form homolog, whose product MDVGLITALLERWRPETHTFHLPFGEATISLQDVSILTGLPVDGDPVTGVDPTLTIPEWQALCLRLLGFEPDAHFFDHSRLRIECLDDRYRHFHIADDAPEEMVQQYVRGQVLRLLGGVLLPDTSSNKMKLIFLPLLEDLDFARRLSWGSAVLACLYRAMCRGSYADQSEIDGYLVLLQIWVWERMPTISPLRRQLLEMPSEQQDPDVPFRLDGPLGYRWNVAFNVHHVSTRVARVYRCQLDTLVDTSRRINFKFFTNINLQYS is encoded by the exons atggacgttggtcttattactgctttgcttgagagatggcgtccagagacacacacatttcatcttccatttggtgaggcgaccatcagtttacaggatgtcagcatccttactggactaccagttgatggagatccagttaccggagttgatcccacacttaccattccggagtggcaggctttgtgcttgcgattgttagggtttgagcccgacgcacatttttttgatcattcacgactcaggattgagtgtttggatgatcgttatcgtcattttcatattgcggatgatgcaccagaggagatggtgcagcagtatgttaggggtcaggtgctgcgattattaggtggtgtcctgttacctgatacttcatcgaataagatgaagttgatatttttgccattattagaggatttagacttcgctcgtcgactcagttggggcagtgcagtactagcttgtctataccgagctatgtgtcggggttcctatgctgatcagagcgagattgacggttatcttgtattattacag atttgggtatgggagcgtatgccgactatcagtccattacgacgacagttgctcgagatgccatcagagcagcaggatcctgatgttccattcagactagacggaccattaggatacag atggaacgttgcattcaacgttcatcacgtatcgacaagagtggcacgggtttataggtgccagttggatacattagttgatacatctagacggataaattttaaattttttacaaatatcaatttacagtattcataa